The following proteins are encoded in a genomic region of Oryza brachyantha chromosome 11, ObraRS2, whole genome shotgun sequence:
- the LOC102720276 gene encoding CEN-like protein 2, protein MSRSVEPLVVGRVIGEVLDTFNPCMKMIVTYNSNKLVFNGHELYPSAVVSKPRVEVQGGDLRSFFTLVMTDPDVPGPSDPYLREHLHWIVTDIPGTTDASFGREVISYESPKPNIGIHRFIFVLFKQKRRQTVLVPSFRDHFNTRRFAEENDLGLPVAAVYFNAQRETAARRR, encoded by the exons ATGTCTAGGTCTGTGGAGCCTCTTGTTGTAGGGCGCGTGATTGGAGAAGTTCTTGATACCTTTAACCCATGCATGAAGATGATAGTGACCTATAACTCCAACAAGCTTGTATTTAATGGTCATGAGCTCTACCCATCAGCAGTTGTGTCTAAACCAAGAGTTGAGGTCCAAGGGGGTGACCTGCGGTCTTTCTTCACATTG GTTATGACTGACCCAGATGTACCAGGACCGAGCGATCCCTATCTAAGGGAGCACCTCCATTG GATTGTCACTGATATACCCGGGACAACGGACGCTTCTTTTG GACGGGAGGTCATAAGCTACGAGAGCCCGAAGCCAAACATAGGCATCCACAGGTTCATCTTTGTGCTCTTCAAGCAGAAACGCAGGCAAACTGTACTTGTGCCATCCTTCAGGGACCATTTCAACACCCGTCGGTTTGCCGAGGAGAATGATCTTGGCCTTCCTGTGGCTGCTGTGTACTTCAACGCCCA
- the LOC102720556 gene encoding transcription factor TGAL4: MGEASSSSGQSRQSPHVLGYGFHGTMPNPMPSANFFEQGGATYFGELEEALMQQVATLRRTQQTATTTSTLHHGDTTPFSTTATATARPPPTLDIFPSWPMRSLHTPKEGSNVTADTTDSESSSKNNSNQNASSDQHGLVGDMAGQFDQTPQQQQHKKMATNSPTHSSKSGKALDPKTMRRLAQNREAARKSRLRKKAYIQQLESSKLKLAQMEQDIHRARSQGLLLGAPGGNTSSGAAMFDVEYARWLEEDSRRMAELHGGLHAHLPDSDLRAIVDDTLTHYNQLFALKGMAAKADVFHLITGIWATPAERCFLWMGGFRPSELLKTLIPQLDPLTEQQVAGICSLQQSSQQAEEALSQGLEQLHQSLAETVAGGSPLDDVNVGSFMGHMAIALSQLSNLEGFVIQADNLRQQTIHQMHRILTVRQAARCFLAIGEYHNRLRALSSLFASRPREILVADEGNCGELSIAAHPSESQFSTF, encoded by the exons ATGGGAGAAGCTAGTAGTAGTTCAGGACAATCAAGGCAGAGTCCTCATGTTCTTGGCTATGGCTTCCATGGCACCATGCCCAATCCCATGCCGTCTGCAAACTTCTT CGAGCAAGGAGGTGCTACATATTTTGGAGAACTAGAGGAGGCTCTGATGCAACAGGTTGCCACACTCAGGAGGACTCAACAAACTGCAACCACTACCTCCACCCTTCATCACGGAGACACCACCC CCTTCTCCACTACTGCTACGGCTACAGCTAGGCCTCCTCCTACGCTGGACATCTTCCCATCCTGGCCTATGAGGTCTCTCCACACACCTAAG GAGGGTTCAAATGTGACAGCAGACACAACAGACTCggagagcagcagcaagaacaaTAGCAACCAAAATGCCTCATCAGACCAGCATGGGCTAGTAGGAGACATGGCAGGCCAGTTCGATCAAACTCcacagcagcaacagcacaAG AAGATGGCAACTAACAGTCCGACTCATAGCAGCAAGTCTGGCAAGGCGCTTGATCCAAAG ACCATGAGAAGGCTCGCTCAGAACCGAGAGGCAGCACGTAAAAGCCGGCTGCGAAAGAAG GCTTACATCCAGCAGCTTGAGAGCAGCAAGCTGAAGCTTGCTCAGATGGAACAGGATATCCACAGAGCTCGTTCCCAG GGCTTACTCCTTGGAGCTCCAGGTGGAAACACCAGCTCAG GAGCCGCTATGTTCGACGTCGAGTACGCCCGGTGGCTGGAGGAAGACAGCCGGCGCATGGCTGAACTGCACGGAGGGCTGCACGCTCACCTGCCGGACAGTGACCTCAGAGCCATCGTCGACGACACACTAACCCACTACAACCAGCTCTTCGCCCTCAAGGGCATGGCGGCCAAGGCCGACGTGTTTCACCTCATCACCGGGATATGGGCGACTCCAGCTGAGCGGTGCTTCCTCTGGATGGGTGGATTCCGGCCCTCCGAGCTGCTCAAG ACACTGATACCGCAGCTAGATCCCCTGACTGAGCAGCAAGTTGCTGGCATCTGCAGTCTTCAACAGTCATCGCAGCAGGCAGAGGAAGCTCTCTCCCAGGGCTTGGAGCAGCTGCACCAGTCATTAGCAGAAACCGTGGCTGGAGGGTCCCCACTGGATGACGTCAACGTCGGGAGTTTCATGGGTCACATGGCTATTGCCCTTAGCCAGCTATCAAATCTTGAAGGTTTTGTCATACAG GCTGATAACCTGAGGCAGCAGACTATCCATCAGATGCACAGGATTCTGACAGTTAGGCAGGCAGCTCGATGTTTCTTGGCCATTGGAGAGTACCATAATCGCCTCCGTGCCCTGAGCTCACTTTTTGCCTCGCGCCCTCGAGA GATACTGGTGGCAGATGAAGGCAACTGTGGAGAGCTAAGCATTGCAGCACATCCATCTGAAAGCCAATTTTCAACCTTCTGA